The genomic segment ATAGTAGGTGCCCGATCTGTCCCAGACATGGAAGCAGGGCTGGCCATTGTTGGTCACCTGTTGAATGCGCAGGTAAGAGATATGTTCGGTATCGTAGAAGGAGCCGTTGGGGATCAGGCGGTCGCCGACATTGGCCACGCCACTAATGAAATACCAGGTGGTGCCCGTGTTGGGATAGACATCGGCGCTGACTGACCCCAGCGAGAGCGTCCAGCCGTCGCCGACGTTGTTAGCCGGCGAGGTGCGGCTGTGCCGGTTATTGGGGTCGCCACTGGAGTAAGTGAGCGCTAGCTGCGGAGCGAAGCCACCCGGGCCGGGAGGCACCTGGATGGGATAGCTGTAGGCCAGTTGACCCGAGTTACCCTGCACGGCGGCCAGGTGCGTGGTTGGCGGACTCTGATTCTGTGGATCGCCACCACCGGTATCGAACGGGCTGGGATCAAGCACATGGCTGGTGGCCGTCAGGGTATGGACAGTCGCGTTATCCTGCATCGGAATGATGAGATTGGTCGTGGGCTTGTGCGCCGCCTCGGCTACCGCGATCAAGGTTGGCCAGGTCAGCACTAAGGTACTCGGATCGAGGCCTAGCGCCGCCAGTTCAGAGGGTTGATAGTGGTAAATAATTGTGACCGGAGTGCGCAGCTGAATGCCACTCACCACCTGCCCGTGGCTATTGAGGAGCTGCAGCTGGTAGCGTCCGAGTTCGGTAAAGGCGGCAGCAAAATGCCCATGCACCTGGCTCAAGTGCATGGTGAGTGGGCCAGAGGGCGATTTTCCTCCAGGAACGCTCGCATGGGAGAGGTCTAGAGCTCCCGGCTGGAGCTGGACTTCCAGGCGATGATCGCTGCCGACGAGATCAAGGGCCGGAGTGCCGGGTTGGCCGGAGAGAAAGGCCTGCGAGAGCGGCTGGCTGAGAGGCTGCATAGTGGCGGGTTCCGCGCTGGGCGGCAGTGTGCTGTAATCGGCGGTGTGGGCATTATACGCGCCGGGCAGCGGGGGCAGCGTATGGGGATGGCTCGCTGGAGCATGCGAGCCCGAGCCGGGCCGTCCCTGCTTGAGAAATTGCTGGTAGGTCAGGCTGGCCGGAGCGCTGGGACGAACATGAAGGCCAGCAGCCAGCGCAGGAGGGGCCAGCAGGCTCCACTGGCTCAACAGTTGCGACAGCAGCAGGCAGAGGAGCAGTGGAACGACCAGGCGAACAGGCGAGAAAGATAGACGTGCCTGTCGAGATCGATGAGCAGCAGATCGCGGGTCAAAAGGCGGATGAAACATGTAGCACGCTCCATTTCTTGTCGGCAGCACACAAACAACCACCTCATGAACGGTATCAACCGAAAAAGCGAAGGCAGGAACCATGTCCCCGCATCCTGTTGAATTCTGACGACCGAAACGGGAATCGCCTCGTCCTGCAGGGACAGCAGCTTGTCCCTGTCCCAGTACCTCTTTCGGTCGTTACAATCCATCAGGTCATACGGGCACAGCCACAAAGGCCTGACATCAGGTTGAGCAGATAAGTAGAAAGCAACGCACGACAAAATGACGCACTGCAGGATAATGCCATGATTGGCAGAGGAAGGTGCAGAAGCAAGAGGTTGATACTTCCTCTCTCCCCTGTAGAAGTTCTGCTTTTTCCCCTTGCTCCAAGCATACCTACTTTGTTGCGATTTGTCATCCCGAAAAGCGGTATTTTTTCTACGGAAAAACGTAGAAAAAATACCGCTTTTCGGTAAAAGAGACCTGCTTGTATGCCTCTAGCGTGGCTCCAGAAGGTCATGCTCCGGCAGGATACGAGGGGCAAGATCTGCAAGAGGAAAAAACAAACCGGCGGAAAATGCAGCAAAGACGGCTTCCCGTTCATTTTGTACGCCCAGTTTCGTATAGATGCGCCGGCGGTGCTGGCCTGCTGTATCCTCTGTAATATGCAAGGCGTTTGTGATCGCCTGCAGGTCATCGCCCCGGCACAGCAATGTGAGCACCTCCCTTTCACGAGGCGTGAAGGTGGGAGTGATAGAAGTGTTTCCTGATGGAGACCTTCCTTTGTTGAGCAGGAGCAGTTCTATGCGATACAAGAACAAGGCGCAGATACTGGCGGCTACCTGGGCCACCGGTACAGGAACGACAGGGCGGTCAGGCGCTGTCGCATCAGGCGCGAAGGAGAGTGTTCCATATTCCCGCCCATCGATCTCAACCGGAAAGCTCTGCCAGAAAGATGGAACGCGAGTCAGTCTCCCCTGCTTACTATACAAGCGCAGTTGTGCCTGTCCTGCTGCCGCAAGCGCTACCTCGTGGCACATGGTTTCCACCACTGCGTGCGGCTCTACCATCAGGGTCTGCCGCAGGTGCAGCAGGCGCGCAAGAAACTGCATGGAATCAAGAGGATGAGAACGAGGTGCGTTGGCTTCCGGTAATACATCAGGGTGATGGTTGTTGGTAGACATCGTACGACTCCCACGAAAAAATCGAACTGGTTCCACATGCTGAGAGCTGTCTCCCCGCTCTGGACAGCGAAAAACACCTATGAGATGCCAATGTGGCAAAAACGCCCGATGAGAGAAATAGCGTTACTACGGATAAGTATAAATACTCAACTGCTTGTTGTCAAGATACAAACTGGCTGCCAGGGCGATTCAAAAGTCCTGTAGGGACAGTGGCTGGTCCCTGTCCTCGTTGGGGGTCCTGATGCCTCTCTTGCACCCCGGCCGGACAGGGACCAGCCACTGTCCCTACAGGAGGCGTACGTGTTCGCTCGACTTTTGAATCGCCCTGCTGGCTGCTTCCAGGGCTTTCCAATGCTAGCCGACAGGGATGAAAATGCTGCTCAGCCGGTGCAATTTTTACTTACCAGCTCCTGCTCGGTTTTTTAGCATTGGAAAGCCTTGAAGCCGGAAACATAACCTCTTGTTTTATCCTATAGTTAAGGTTATACTATCTACAGGTGGTGTCTACTCTTTTCCTCTATTTTTAGGGAAGCAGCAATACCTGGGGGTGTCTGCTGCCCTTGCATTCAGAAGGAGAGCTTGCCATGCTCAAGAATGCCTATGTGTTCCGCTTCATCCTTGCGCCTCTCTTCCTCGTCGTTTTTCTAGGCT from the Ktedonobacteraceae bacterium genome contains:
- a CDS encoding helix-turn-helix transcriptional regulator, producing MSTNNHHPDVLPEANAPRSHPLDSMQFLARLLHLRQTLMVEPHAVVETMCHEVALAAAGQAQLRLYSKQGRLTRVPSFWQSFPVEIDGREYGTLSFAPDATAPDRPVVPVPVAQVAASICALFLYRIELLLLNKGRSPSGNTSITPTFTPREREVLTLLCRGDDLQAITNALHITEDTAGQHRRRIYTKLGVQNEREAVFAAFSAGLFFPLADLAPRILPEHDLLEPR